Proteins from one Cryptomeria japonica chromosome 4, Sugi_1.0, whole genome shotgun sequence genomic window:
- the LOC131041456 gene encoding G-type lectin S-receptor-like serine/threonine-protein kinase At2g19130, with the protein MKTHNAEMGRNGALAYMLFALTVITVFHNCDKCTAAVGGDTLSLGTSLTGNQTIISKNGTFEIGFFRPDGTDNWYIGIWYGKVAEKTIVWVANRDRPAKKRPGVFMLSKQGSLGLFDSENVSLSSANISNKASRAVILDSGNFLMVSDGNNSETVWQSFDYPVDTWLPGMRVGGKRELVCWKNSLDPATGIFSKRMDPSGISQFVLIWNNSVKYWESGVWDGESFSQIPEMTLNDLFNYRAENTTSGFYISYELRPPVNVLTRFVLQRSGVLQLYALFDNTNWSVVWSQPTDECSVYGICGAYGNCNSNNVDFCGCVEGFIPRDNRSWNLQDWSSSGCVRKSPLNCDPKNGSSDRFMGYSVTLPVNQAFTYPARSNEDCQKACLQNCSCNAFSFIGPSGTCQTWSGNLINMHTSPLESNSDVFFRLAASPISKFDHKLSSSRRKTAISIMGTVLAIVGTLTIVFCFFSFSMWRSQRLLLMQMRADSSNSFLSLFSYKELKIATRNFGSRLGSGGFGSVFKGTLTDGTLVAVKKLEESRGDEKQFRAEISSLGNIQHLNLVRLRGFCAEGSQRLLVYDYMPNGSLNSLLFSSNNQSKLKLLNWKTRFQIALGTARGLFYLHEECRECIIHNDVKPENILLDSEFSPKLADFGMAKLVGRDFSRVLTTMRGTRGYLAPEWLSGLPITPKVDVHSYGKTLFEIISGRRNLDMSVQDSKKHYFPTWAAAQIYQGNTIDIVEEGVVLAEKADIEEARRAIVVALLCIEEDENVRPSMRQVLQMLEGKMELPTPHIPIDSDGDVVACNNPSEDELWSESMTEATTFSV; encoded by the coding sequence ATGAAGACCCACAATGCAGAAATGGGTAGGAACGGTGCACTAGCATATATGCTCTTCGCTCTTACTGTAATAACTGTATTTCACAACTGTGACAAGTGCACAGCTGCTGTTGGGGGAGATACTCTTTCCTTGGGTACCTCGTTAACAGGAAATCAGACAATAATTTCCAAGAATGGAACGTTTGAAATAGGATTCTTCCGCCCAGATGGAACCGATAACTGGTACATTGGTATCTGGTATGGCAAAGTGGCAGAGAAGACGATTGTTTGGGTTGCTAACAGAGATAGACCCGCAAAGAAGAGGCCTGGCGTTTTTATGCTGTCAAAACAAGGTAGTCTGGGACTGTTTGACTCAGAGAATGTGTCTCTTTCGTCCGCCAACATCTCCAATAAGGCTTCCCGGGCTGTGATACTAGATTCTGGTAACTTTTTGATGGTGAGCGATGGTAATAACTCTGAGACTGTTTGGCAGAGTTTCGACTATCCCGTCGATACGTGGTTGCCTGGGATGAGGGTCGGCGGAAAGAGAGAGTTAGTCTGTTGGAAGAATTCATTGGATCCAGCTACGGGGATTTTTTCTAAAAGGATGGATCCATCAGGGATCAGCCAGTTTGTGCTAATATGGAACAATTCTGTAAAGTATTGGGAGAGCGGTGTTTGGGATGGTGAAAGTTTTAGTCAAATTCCGGAAATGACATTGAATGACTTGTTCAATTACAGGGCTGAAAATACTACCTCTGGTTTTTATATCAGTTATGAATTGAGGCCTCCTGTCAATGTGCTCACACGTTTCGTCCTACAGAGATCCGGAGTATTGCAATTATATGCTTTGTTTGATAACACTAATTGGAGTGTGGTCTGGTCTCAACCAACAGATGAATGCAGCGTATATGGTATCTGTGGCGCTTATGGAAACTGCAACTCCAACAATGTAGATTTCTGCGGCTGCGTAGAAGGCTTTATACCCAGAGACAATCGGTCCTGGAATTTGCAGGATTGGTCCTCAAGTGGCTGTGTTCGAAAGAGCCCGTTAAACTGCGATCCCAAAAATGGCAGCTCTGACAGATTCATGGGCTACAGCGTAACTTTGCCTGTTAATCAGGCTTTCACATACCCTGCAAGGTCAAATGAAGATTGCCAGAAGGCGTGCCTCCAGAACTGCTCCTGCAATGCTTTTTCTTTCATTGGGCCTTCAGGGACATGCCAAACATGGTCCGGGAATCTGATAAATATGCACACTTCTCCACTGGAAAGCAATTCAGATGTCTTCTTTCGACTAGCTGCATCTCCAATTTCGAAGTTCGATCATAAACTGTCCTCCTCCAGACGGAAAACAGCTATAAGTATTATGGGCACAGTGCTTGCCATTGTAGGGACTCTCACAattgttttttgtttcttttcattttcAATGTGGCGGAGCCAGCGGCTACTGTTGATGCAGATGCGTGCAGATTCTTCGAACTCGTTTCTTAGTTTGTTTAGTTACAAGGAGTTGAAGATTGCAACTAGGAATTTCGGGTCTCGGTTGGGGAGTGGTGGTTTTGGGTCGGTGTTCAAAGGAACCCTAACAGACGGCACGCTTGTAGCTGTAAAGAAACTAGAGGAATCAAGAGGAGACGAGAAGCAATTCAGAGCAGAAATCAGTTCTCTTGGAAACATACAACATTTGAATTTGGTAAGGCTTAGAGGATTTTGTGCAGAGGGATCACAAAGGCTACTGGTTTACGATTACATGCCCAATGGTTCTCTGAACTCTTTACTTTTCAGTAGCAACAACCAAAGCAAGCTGAAGTTACTCAACTGGAAGACCCGATTTCAGATAGCCCTAGGCACTGCAAGAGGTTTGTTTTATCTACACGAAGAGTGCAGAGAGTGCATTATTCACAATGATGTTAAGCCTGAAAATATTCTCCTCGACAGCGAATTTTCCCCAAAGCTGGCAGATTTTGGGATGGCAAAGCTTGTGGGAAGAGATTTCAGCCGTGTCCTGACCACAATGAGAGGAACGAGAGGTTACTTGGCTCCAGAGTGGCTCTCGGGTCTTCCCATCACTCCCAAGGTCGATGTACACAGCTATGGTAAGACTCTGTTTGAAATCATTTCGGGACGAAGAAATCTGGACATGAGCGTTCAAGATTCAAAAAAGCATTACTTTCCCACCTGGGCCGCAGCTCAAATTTACCAGGGTAACACAATTGATATCGTGGAGGAGGGCGTTGTACTTGCAGAGAAGGCGGATATAGAAGAGGCGAGAAGAGCTATTGTTGTTGCTTTGTTATGCATTGAAGAGGATGAGAATGTGAGGCCAAGTATGCGGCAAGTGCTGCAGATGCTGGAAGGGAAGATGGAGCTTCCAACTCCGCACATACCGATCGATAGCGATGGTGATGTTGTTGCTTGCAATAATCCAAGTGAGGATGAATTATGGAGTGAAAGTATGACCGAGGCTACAACTTTTTCTGTGTGA